The proteins below are encoded in one region of Mauremys reevesii isolate NIE-2019 linkage group 15, ASM1616193v1, whole genome shotgun sequence:
- the LOC120383510 gene encoding zinc finger protein 250-like, translating to MWQQDGPVSHLSSSQDSLPPAEPHGGQPAASSAELQLHPDDLSGCQRSKVALISTAVVRAITEDCRCPSPNTVNQWSPTWCLWGHLCAPAYWSADKHQLKCHRKAASSSGVAAKTLILGGSSSGVCHPEKDQDSITVDIGDSLEELSHTREKPSQCLECKKSFYCKSALITHQRIHTRERPHKCLGCGKSFTRRSDLIQHGRIHTGERPHKCLDCEKSFRYRSVLLSHLRTHTGEKPHKCLGCGKSFMWRSTLVLHQRIHTGERSHKCLDCVNSFRWKSNLIRHRRIHTGERPRKCLDCGKSFIWRSALVLHQRIHTGERPYKCLDCGKSFTQRSNLIKHGRIHTASKIL from the exons ATGTGGCAGCAGGACGGCCCTGTCTCccacctgagcagctcccagGATTCCCTGCCCCCCGCAGAGCCGCATGGTGGTCAGCCCGCCGCCAGCTCCGCTGAGCTCCAGCTTCATCCTGATGATTTGAGCGGCTGCCAAAG AAGTAAGGTGGCCTTAATTTCGACAGCGGTGGTCAGGGCAATCACAGAAGACTGCAGGTGTCCTTCCCCCAACACTGTAAATCaatggtccccaacgtggtgcctgtgggggcatctatgtgcgcccgcATACTGGTCGGCGGACAAGCATcagctgaaatgccaccgaaaagcAGCGTCATCAAGTGGCGTCGCCGCCAAAACGCTGAtcctcggtggctcgtcgtcCGGCGTCTGCCACCCGGAAAAG GACCAGGACTCCATCACTGTCGATATTGGGGACTCTCTGGAAGAACT AAGccacacaagagagaaacccTCTCAATGTCTCGAGTGCAAGAAATCTTTCTACTGTAAGTCAGCACTAATaacacatcagagaattcacacaagagaaagaccccataagtgcttgggctgtgggaaaagtttcacacgGAGATCAGACCTCATtcagcatgggagaatccacacaggagagagaccccataagtgcttggactgtgagaAAAGTTTCAGATACAGATCAGTCCTTCTTTCACATctgagaacccacacaggagagaaaccccataagtgcttggggtgtgggaaaagtttcatgtGGAGATCCACCCTTgttttacatcagagaatccacacaggagagagatcacataagtgcttggactgtgtgAATAGTTTCAGGTGGAAGTCAAACCTTATAAGACAtcgaagaatccacacaggagagagaccccgtaagtgcttggactgtgggaaaagtttcatatggAGATCCGCCCTTgttttacatcagagaatccacacaggagagagaccctataagtgcttagactgtgggaaaagtttcacacaGAGATCAAACCTCATtaaacatgggagaatccacacagcatCTAAAATTCTGTGA